One window from the genome of Acanthochromis polyacanthus isolate Apoly-LR-REF ecotype Palm Island chromosome 21, KAUST_Apoly_ChrSc, whole genome shotgun sequence encodes:
- the map3k14a gene encoding mitogen-activated protein kinase kinase kinase 14, whose amino-acid sequence MAVRQRLFNSTAPFSGSPQAELKGSYPTCSTAEQETEEEEDEAKDSKMSFVWNTINKLITHGTAEQVGEMPFKTSTIIAQAECESSQEFSPSCSERSFVPTPNCYTSIVSSEHNNVACPTAASVQEPSSSSAQLNPRKKTRRRQKRKGKKKLEKKKERQRQRMPSGVPEQESGSSQVQILEESSLGGTSDLSTSCCSSVESSEEQDRGPSLYSGKIYSTGSSCAPLNWPKQVLGSFSSLRSYEDSSSDSLSNLGDPSLPLAGLRGSVSQGDPCYAGPFFKDVEMEAREEEDELSAADSVANEGLIFYNEKIQPVDSEYKEGSEYILSQFIKGGSYGEVHIAQDVNTGFKFARKKIALKRFSSEEVGAWSALRSPRVVKLFGVVREGLSVVLLMEHKSGSLGQLIVERGRLPEDLSLHYYSQVLTALVYLVKKKVVHLDIKADNVLLSEDGRETFLCDFGHAERLNNQGQSLSGSKDMKGTESHMAPEIVKGEPRGAKADVWSSCCMLLHMLNGCQPWTRYYTCRLCLKIANEPPPLREIPPDCSPLTAEVIKAGLQKDPVKRSAAAELKEKTDRALREVGGLTSPVKGPYTEPLYISNKPPDSLQHINSSVDFEGEERQDSVEKVIVAGRRTKKLDDNEEADSNESKRGSPFGPQMLIPEPNYKRGNKITTVPKLELRKLERDLFSDFYLSSLSQLHSAETQEQLLSCISSDPFSTWEPWDKKDSGRWSLSPGDDVSSGVFSYNSQPDVQVFSVDLLGHTQVPPPCCFEGVDVHITDFSRKSIRIRETRRVKVGHIATGISDQISERVFTLETQHGEQISHDEEVQESGLELCCVPAPDFSSAWRWRIRDGVLETR is encoded by the exons ATGGCGGTGAGGCAGAGGCTTTTCAACTCAACAGCACCTTTCTCCGGATCACCCCAAGCCGAGCTGAAGGGGTCGTACCCAACCTGCTCCACCGCGGAGCAGGAgacggaggaagaggaggatgaggcgAAGGACAGCAAAATGTCCTTCGTATGGAATACAATCAATAAGCTCATCACACATGGAACCGCAGAACAAGTTGGAGAAATGCCATTCAAGACCTCAACCATTATTGCTCAGGCAGAAT GTGAATCCTCTCAAGAATTTAGTCCCTCTTGTTCCGAACGCTCCTTTGTGCCCACCCCTAACTGCTACACCAGCAT TGTTTCCTCCGAGCACAACAACGTGGCGTGTCCAACAGCAGCTTCTGTCCAGGAGCCAAGCAGCTCATCAGCGCAGCTCAACCCTAGAAAGAAGACCAGGAGGCGGCAGAAGCGCAAAGGGAAGAAGAaactggagaagaagaaggagagacagagacaaCGGATGCCCTCTGGAGTCCCTGAACAGGAGAGTGGAAGTTCTCAAGTCCAGATCTTG gAGGAGTCGTCTCTTGGAGGGACCAGCGACCTCAGCACCTCTTGCTGTAGCAGCGTCGAAAGCTCGGAGGAGCAGGATCGAGGGCCCTCTCTGTACAGTGGAAAGATCTACAGCACTGGCTCCAGCTGCGCTCCTCTCAACTGGCCTAAACAGGTCTTGGGTTCTTTCTCCAGCCTCCGGTCCTATGAGGACAGCAGCTCAGACTCCCTCAGCAATTTGGGGGACCCGTCACTGCCCCTCGCAGGCCTCAGGGGCAGCGTCAGTCAGGGGGACCCATGCTATGCAGGGCCCTTTTTCAAAGATGTGGAGATGGAAGCAAGGGAGGAAGAAGATGAGCTCTCAGCAGCTGATTCCGTCGCCAACGAGGGGCTGATCTTTTACAATGAA AAAATTCAGCCTGTGGACTCTGAATACAAGGAAGGGAGTGAGTATATCCTCTCACAGTTCATCAAAGGAGGCTCTTATGGCGAAGTACACATCGCTCAAGATGTCAACACAGGATTCAAATTCGCCCGTAAAAAG ATTGCCCTGAAGAGGTTCAGCAGTGAGGAGGTGGGTGCGTGGAGTGCCCTCAGATCTCCTCGTGTGGTGAAGCTCTTTGGAGTGGtcagagaagggctcagtgtaGTCCTCTTGATGGAGCACAAATCTG GCTCTCTCGGCCAGCTGATAGTGGAGCGTGGCCGactgccagaggacctcagtCTTCACTACTACTCTCAAGTCTTAACAGCGCTGGTGTACTTGGTGAAGAAAAAAGTGGTGCATCTAGATATCAAAG CTGACAATGTGTTGCTGTCGGAGGACGGAAGAGAAACCTTCCTGTGTGACTTCGGACATGCAGAGAGACTCAACAATCAGGGACAGAGCCTCAGCGGGTCCAAAG ACATGAAGGGCACAGAGTCCCACATGGCCCCTGAGATTGTAAAAGGGGAACCCCGCGGAGCCAAAGCAGATGTGTGGAGCAGCTGCTGTATGTTACTGCACATGCTCAACGGGTGTCAGCCATGGACAAGATACTACACCTGTAGACTTTGCCTGAAG ATTGCTAATGAGCCACCGCCTCTGAGAGAGATCCCACCTGACTGCAGCCCTCTGACTGCTGAAGTGATAAAAGCAGGACTCCAGAAGGATCCAGTGAAGAGATCAGCAGCAGCTGAGCTCaaagaaaaaactgacagagCTCTGAGAGAAG TTGGAGGACTCACCAGCCCAGTGAAGGGTCCCTACACAGAGCCCTTGTACATTTCCAACAAGCCTCCCGACTCCCTGCAACACATTAACAGCAGCGTTGACTTTGAGGGTGAGGAACGTCAAGATTCTGTTGAGAAGGTGATCGTCGCAGGGAGGAGGACAAAGAAACTGGACGACAACGAGGAGGCTGATTCTAACGAGTCAAAGCGAGGGTCGCCTTTCGGTCCGCAAATGCTGATTCCTGAGCCGAACTACAAGAGGGGCAACAAGATCACAACTGTACCTAAACTCGAGCTCCGGAAGCTGGAGCGAG atttgttttccGATTTCTACCTGAGCAGTCTGTCCCAGCTTCATTCTGCTGAGACACAGGAGCAGCTGTTGTCTTGTATCAGCAGTGACCCTTTTTCCACCTGGGAGCCATGGGACAAAAAG GACTCTGGCCGCTGGTCCCTGAGCCCAGGAGACGACGTCAGCTCCGGTGTTTTCTCCTACAACAGTCAGCCAGACGTGCAGGTCTTCAGTGTCGATCTGCTGGGTCACACACAAGTCCCGCCACCTTGCTGTTTTGAAG GGGTGGACGTCCACATCACAGACTTCAGCAGGAAGAGCATCCGGATCAGGGAGACGCGTCGGGTGAAGGTGGGCCACATCGCCACCGGGATCAGCGACCAG ATCTCTGAGAGGGTGTTCACTCTGGAGACGCAGCACGGCGAGCAGATTTCTCAcgatgaggaggtgcaggagtccGGTCTGGAGCTCTGCTGTGTTCCTGCTCCAGACTTCAGCTCTGCCTGGAGGTGGAGGATCAGAGACGGAGTGCTGGAGACAAGATAG
- the baxa gene encoding apoptosis regulator BAX: MASHPGGGDQGNGKEQLVEVGAALLKDFIFERVQRHGDGNTVVTRAQLGGGELVDPNHKKLGQCLQQIGDELDGNVELQRMINDSSLSPTKDVFMKVAVEIFSDGKFNWGRVVALFYFACRLVIKALVTQVPDIIRTIIHWTMDYLREHVINWIREQGGWEGIRSHFGTPTWQTVGVFLAGVLTTVLVIRKM; this comes from the exons atgGCATCGCACCCGGGAGGAGGTGACCAAG GAAATGGCAAGGAACAGCTAGTGGAAGTAGGAGCTGCTTTGTTAAAGGA CTTCATTTTTGAGCGGGTTCAGCGGCATGGAGATGGTAATACTGTAGTGACAAGAGCACAGCtgggtggaggagagctggttGACCCAAATCATAAGAAGCTCGGTCAGTGCCTGCAGCAGATTGGAGATGAGCTGGATGGAAATGTGGAGCTCCAGAG GATGATAAATGATTCCTCACTCAGTCCTACAAAAGATGTGTTTATGAAAGTTGCTGTTGAGATCTTTTCAGATGGAAAATTTAACTGGGGCAGGGTGGTTGCTCTGTTCTACTTTGCCTGTCGACTCGTCATTAAG GCTCTTGTAACCCAAGTACCTGATATCATCAGAACCATTATTCATTGGACCATGGACTACCTCCGGGAACATGTGATCAACTGGATCAGGGAGCAAGGTGGCTGG GAGGGTATTCGTTCCCACTTTGGTACTCCCACATGGCAGACAGTGGGAGTTTTCTTGGCAGGCGTTCTCACCACTGTTCTCGTCATTCGCAAGATGTGA
- the rps11 gene encoding 40S ribosomal protein S11 isoform X2 gives MADAQTERAYQKQPTIFQNKKRVLVADGGKEAKEKLPRYHKSVGLGFKTPREAIDGTYIDKKCPFTGNVSIRGRILSGVVTKMKMQRTIVIRRDYLHYIRKYNRFEKRHKNLSVHLSPCFRDVTVGDIVTVGECRPLSKTVRFNVLKVTKAAGAKKQFQKF, from the exons ATGGCGGATGCACAA aCCGAGAGGGCTTATCAAAAACAGCCCACCATCTTCCAGAACAAAAAGCGTGTCCTGGTCGCTGATGGTGGCAAGGAAGCCAAGGAAAAGCTCCCCCGCTACCACAAGAGTGTCGGGCTTGGCTTCAAAACCCCAAGAGAG GCTATTGATGGCACTTACATTGATAAGAAATGCCCCTTCACTGGAAATGTCTCCATCCGTGGACGTATCCTCTCTG GTGTGGTGACCAAAATGAAGATGCAGAGGACCATCGTTATCAGACGTGACTACCTGCATTACATCCGCAAGTACAACCGTTTTGAGAAGAGACACAAGAACctctctgtccatctgtctcctTGCTTCAG AGACGTCACAGTTGGAGACATTGTGACTGTTGGTGAGTGCCGACCCCTCAGCAAGACTGTGAGGTTTAATGTCCTCAAAGTGACAAAGGCTGCTGGAGCCAAGAAGCAGTTCCAAAAGTTTTAG
- the rps11 gene encoding 40S ribosomal protein S11 isoform X1, which yields MHKYVQRNDVTERAYQKQPTIFQNKKRVLVADGGKEAKEKLPRYHKSVGLGFKTPREAIDGTYIDKKCPFTGNVSIRGRILSGVVTKMKMQRTIVIRRDYLHYIRKYNRFEKRHKNLSVHLSPCFRDVTVGDIVTVGECRPLSKTVRFNVLKVTKAAGAKKQFQKF from the exons ATGCACAAGTATGTTCAGCGAAACGACGTG aCCGAGAGGGCTTATCAAAAACAGCCCACCATCTTCCAGAACAAAAAGCGTGTCCTGGTCGCTGATGGTGGCAAGGAAGCCAAGGAAAAGCTCCCCCGCTACCACAAGAGTGTCGGGCTTGGCTTCAAAACCCCAAGAGAG GCTATTGATGGCACTTACATTGATAAGAAATGCCCCTTCACTGGAAATGTCTCCATCCGTGGACGTATCCTCTCTG GTGTGGTGACCAAAATGAAGATGCAGAGGACCATCGTTATCAGACGTGACTACCTGCATTACATCCGCAAGTACAACCGTTTTGAGAAGAGACACAAGAACctctctgtccatctgtctcctTGCTTCAG AGACGTCACAGTTGGAGACATTGTGACTGTTGGTGAGTGCCGACCCCTCAGCAAGACTGTGAGGTTTAATGTCCTCAAAGTGACAAAGGCTGCTGGAGCCAAGAAGCAGTTCCAAAAGTTTTAG